A genomic segment from Bacillus cereus G9842 encodes:
- a CDS encoding DUF4260 domain-containing protein, which translates to MQKRIVHFEGMVVFLAAIYMYSIYEFSWIIFFVFLLAPDLSMLAYGINNHVGAKIYNVCHTYIISILIVLIGVYFKIDTVIMIGLIWTAHIGMDRMFGYGLKYETDFKDTHIQRL; encoded by the coding sequence ATGCAAAAACGTATTGTACATTTTGAAGGAATGGTTGTATTTTTAGCCGCGATTTATATGTATTCGATCTATGAGTTTAGTTGGATTATATTTTTTGTATTCCTTTTAGCGCCGGATCTATCAATGTTAGCATATGGGATTAATAATCACGTTGGTGCGAAAATATATAATGTATGTCACACATATATCATATCCATATTAATTGTTCTAATAGGTGTCTATTTTAAGATAGATACCGTTATAATGATTGGCTTAATATGGACAGCACATATTGGAATGGATCGAATGTTTGGATATGGATTGAAATATGAGACGGATTTTAAGGATACTCATATTCAGAGGTTATAA
- a CDS encoding FAD/NAD(P)-binding oxidoreductase encodes MKTRDSYKIIVVGAGTAGLSSTAHLLRNIPLLKESIAIIDPSKKHYFQPLWSLVGGGIVSKESTMRDQEVLIPKGATWIPKRVVKLFPEENKLLLDDGLLLEYEILIVAAGIQINWDGIKGLKESIGTNGVCSNYSYTYVDSTWREIEKFKGGNAVFTHPNTPIKCGGAPQKIMYLAEEYFCNSGVRNKSEVMFYTANANIFQVPRYANTLEQVLERKQIITNYNKNLVEIIAEKKEAIFEDTQTLKRETVPYSMIHVVPPMGPPNFLKESEISDHQGWIDISPYTLQHVQYKNIFGLGDCTNLPTSKTGAAIRKQIPILKQNIMDVLNGRDLQAKYDGYTSCPIITGYKSLILAEFNYEHEPQETFPFNQAKERYSMFLLKRYMLPYMYWNFMLKGIL; translated from the coding sequence ATGAAGACCAGAGATAGTTATAAAATTATTGTCGTTGGTGCTGGGACTGCAGGACTATCTTCTACTGCACATTTATTAAGAAATATCCCCCTATTGAAAGAAAGTATAGCGATTATTGATCCGTCAAAAAAACATTATTTTCAGCCACTATGGAGTTTAGTGGGGGGAGGAATTGTTTCAAAGGAAAGTACGATGCGTGATCAAGAAGTGCTTATTCCAAAAGGGGCAACTTGGATTCCTAAAAGGGTTGTTAAGTTGTTTCCGGAAGAAAATAAGCTACTTTTAGATGATGGACTGCTGCTTGAGTATGAAATTCTTATTGTAGCAGCCGGTATACAAATAAATTGGGATGGTATTAAAGGCTTGAAGGAGTCTATTGGGACTAATGGGGTTTGTAGCAATTACTCTTATACATATGTTGATTCTACTTGGAGAGAAATTGAAAAATTTAAAGGAGGAAATGCGGTTTTTACCCACCCTAATACTCCTATTAAATGCGGTGGTGCTCCACAAAAGATTATGTATTTGGCAGAAGAGTATTTTTGTAATAGCGGTGTAAGGAACAAAAGTGAAGTAATGTTTTATACTGCGAACGCTAACATATTTCAGGTTCCACGTTATGCTAATACATTAGAACAAGTACTAGAAAGAAAGCAAATAATAACAAATTATAATAAAAACTTAGTAGAAATTATCGCGGAGAAGAAAGAAGCAATTTTTGAAGATACGCAAACACTGAAAAGAGAAACAGTACCGTATAGTATGATTCATGTTGTTCCACCTATGGGGCCACCTAATTTTCTTAAAGAGAGCGAGATAAGTGATCATCAGGGTTGGATAGATATAAGCCCTTATACTTTGCAACATGTACAGTATAAGAATATTTTCGGACTTGGAGATTGTACCAATTTACCCACCTCTAAAACTGGAGCGGCAATTCGAAAACAAATACCGATCTTAAAACAAAATATTATGGACGTACTAAACGGAAGAGATTTGCAGGCTAAATATGATGGGTATACATCTTGTCCGATTATTACAGGATATAAAAGTCTTATACTTGCTGAATTCAACTACGAACATGAGCCTCAAGAAACGTTTCCGTTCAATCAAGCGAAAGAACGGTATAGTATGTTTTTACTTAAAAGATATATGTTGCCATATATGTATTGGAACTTTATGTTGAAAGGAATCCTATAA
- a CDS encoding bile acid:sodium symporter family protein has protein sequence MKVLEAISNIAGKYFAFWVICIAAIAYFIPAPFLGLTSYITILLGVVMFGMGLTLKAVDFKIIATKPLAVIIGVCAQFIIMPLVAYVLAYVMNLPAELAAGLVLLGSVPGGTASNVMVYLAKGNLALSIAMTSVSTLLAPIATPLILLLLAGQWMPVNAMSMFLSIVQVIIAPIILGLVVKKFFPHIVNKGMTVIPLISVVAIIIIVSAVVSANVSSVTSSGLLIFIAVMLHNAFGFLLGYITAFVLGLDEGTRRAISIEVGMQNSGLGVALATAHFGPAAALPSVLAAVWHNIAGPILATIWSKNAKNEKNTFSDENVLINIEK, from the coding sequence GTGAAAGTACTAGAAGCGATAAGTAATATAGCTGGAAAGTATTTTGCATTTTGGGTTATTTGTATTGCAGCTATTGCATATTTCATTCCCGCGCCATTTCTCGGGTTAACTAGTTACATAACGATTTTACTTGGGGTTGTCATGTTTGGGATGGGATTAACATTGAAGGCTGTTGATTTCAAAATCATAGCTACAAAACCATTAGCAGTTATTATCGGTGTATGTGCTCAGTTTATTATTATGCCACTTGTCGCATACGTACTAGCCTACGTTATGAATCTGCCAGCGGAATTAGCAGCTGGGTTAGTGTTGCTCGGTTCAGTACCGGGTGGCACTGCATCAAATGTTATGGTTTATTTAGCAAAAGGGAACTTAGCGTTGTCTATTGCAATGACTTCAGTATCAACGTTACTAGCACCAATTGCTACACCGCTCATTCTACTATTACTTGCAGGGCAATGGATGCCAGTAAATGCTATGTCCATGTTTCTTTCTATCGTACAAGTCATTATTGCGCCTATTATTTTAGGACTAGTAGTGAAAAAGTTTTTCCCTCATATCGTTAATAAAGGAATGACTGTTATTCCTTTAATATCAGTTGTAGCAATTATCATAATTGTTTCTGCAGTTGTTTCAGCAAATGTAAGTAGCGTTACTTCTTCAGGACTTCTTATCTTTATTGCGGTGATGCTCCATAATGCTTTCGGTTTTTTGCTCGGATATATAACTGCGTTCGTACTTGGACTAGACGAAGGGACAAGAAGGGCTATTTCAATAGAAGTAGGAATGCAAAATTCAGGTTTAGGTGTTGCACTGGCGACAGCGCATTTTGGACCGGCGGCTGCACTCCCAAGTGTATTAGCGGCAGTATGGCATAACATTGCAGGGCCAATATTAGCAACCATCTGGTCAAAAAATGCAAAAAATGAAAAGAATACTTTTAGCGATGAAAATGTATTAATAAATATAGAAAAATAG
- a CDS encoding FAD-binding oxidoreductase: MEITIEHVVNELKGILPEDRVVINMTVRELHSKDESYHTSSLPDVVVFPKTTEEVSAIMKIAIQHGTAVVPFGVGSSLEGHVIPYEKGITMDFSLMNKILEIREKDFLVRVQPGVTRSQLNKELKKYGLFFSVDPGADATLGGMAATNASGTTAVKYGVMRDQVRDLEVVLADGGVIHTGNLAAKSSSGYHLNGIFVGSEGTLGCFTELTLKVYGIPEHVMAARASFPTINDAVEAVINILQAGIPIARIELVDELSMKQVNHYNETSYREEPTLFLEFHGNEAGLKQDIEFTKEIVLDHKCKEIAFETETAARNKLWDARHNLAYSYVHSYPGKKLMSTDVCVPISELAGAIQHAKEVLDKVGLIGGILGHVGDGNFHVLLMIDTNDKEEVKKADEINESIVLYALKRGGTCTGEHGVGIGKRKYQEEEHGAALCVMEKIKKALDPQNILNPNKVFQLKDRG, translated from the coding sequence ATGGAAATAACAATTGAACATGTAGTAAATGAATTAAAAGGCATACTTCCTGAAGATCGAGTAGTAATAAATATGACAGTACGAGAGTTACATAGTAAAGATGAATCTTATCATACTAGTAGTTTACCTGATGTAGTTGTTTTTCCAAAAACGACCGAAGAAGTTAGCGCGATAATGAAAATAGCGATTCAGCACGGAACAGCTGTCGTTCCATTTGGAGTAGGGTCCAGTTTAGAGGGACATGTAATTCCTTACGAAAAAGGAATTACAATGGACTTTTCTCTTATGAACAAAATACTTGAAATAAGAGAAAAGGATTTTCTTGTGAGAGTACAGCCAGGGGTGACGCGCTCTCAGCTTAATAAAGAATTGAAAAAGTATGGATTATTTTTTAGTGTAGACCCAGGAGCTGATGCAACGTTAGGAGGAATGGCTGCTACAAACGCGAGCGGAACGACAGCAGTAAAGTATGGTGTAATGCGTGATCAAGTTCGAGATTTAGAAGTCGTTCTTGCGGATGGAGGGGTAATACATACCGGGAATTTAGCGGCGAAGTCATCATCAGGTTATCATTTAAATGGTATTTTCGTAGGATCAGAAGGAACACTTGGATGTTTCACGGAGTTAACTTTAAAAGTATACGGTATACCAGAACATGTTATGGCTGCGAGGGCATCGTTTCCAACTATAAATGATGCAGTAGAAGCTGTAATTAACATATTACAAGCAGGTATTCCAATCGCGAGAATTGAACTCGTTGATGAATTATCTATGAAACAAGTAAATCATTACAATGAAACAAGTTACAGAGAAGAACCGACACTATTTTTAGAGTTTCACGGCAATGAAGCAGGGTTAAAGCAAGATATTGAATTTACAAAAGAAATCGTTCTTGATCATAAATGTAAAGAAATTGCGTTTGAGACGGAAACAGCAGCAAGAAATAAACTGTGGGATGCAAGGCATAACTTAGCGTACTCTTACGTGCATAGTTATCCTGGTAAAAAGCTAATGAGTACAGACGTATGTGTGCCAATTTCGGAATTAGCTGGCGCGATTCAACATGCGAAAGAGGTATTAGATAAAGTAGGGCTTATTGGCGGTATTCTAGGTCATGTTGGAGATGGGAATTTCCATGTACTCTTAATGATTGACACAAATGATAAAGAGGAAGTAAAGAAGGCAGACGAAATAAACGAAAGTATCGTTCTGTATGCTCTTAAACGAGGAGGAACATGTACAGGAGAACATGGCGTTGGAATCGGAAAACGAAAGTATCAAGAAGAAGAACATGGGGCGGCATTATGTGTAATGGAGAAAATAAAGAAAGCTCTTGATCCGCAAAATATTTTGAATCCGAATAAGGTGTTTCAATTAAAAGATAGGGGCTGA
- a CDS encoding DUF2871 family protein: MKKLYNASFTYLIIGLLSGIFAREYGKYKGILGSTLLNLLHTHTLVLGFFFFLIALGLAKVFAFHEVQGFNKWFVLHNIALTLMLGSLAARGLLQLNGADFKGLTYIVGFSHSLMAVTLIWFMLLIKKSFKM, translated from the coding sequence ATGAAGAAATTATATAATGCATCGTTTACGTATTTGATTATCGGTTTATTATCAGGGATTTTCGCTAGGGAGTATGGTAAGTATAAAGGGATTTTAGGATCTACTTTGTTAAATCTTTTGCATACACATACACTTGTACTTGGCTTTTTCTTCTTTTTAATTGCTTTAGGATTAGCAAAAGTATTCGCGTTTCATGAAGTGCAAGGGTTTAATAAGTGGTTTGTTTTACATAACATTGCATTAACATTAATGTTAGGTTCGCTAGCAGCGAGAGGGCTTCTTCAGTTAAATGGAGCTGACTTTAAAGGGTTAACTTATATTGTAGGATTTTCTCATTCGTTGATGGCAGTTACTTTAATTTGGTTTATGTTGTTAATAAAGAAATCGTTTAAAATGTAG
- a CDS encoding FtsW/RodA/SpoVE family cell cycle protein gives MCGAISVLTLRIFENIGIMPVKGIALPFLSYGGSSLFSNMIMIGLILSVHKNYKKYMFQVK, from the coding sequence ATGTGCGGGGCAATTAGTGTTCTAACACTTCGAATCTTCGAAAATATTGGTATAATGCCAGTAAAAGGAATTGCACTTCCTTTTTTATCATATGGAGGAAGTTCACTGTTTTCAAATATGATAATGATCGGGCTTATCTTATCGGTGCATAAAAATTATAAAAAATACATGTTTCAAGTGAAATAA
- a CDS encoding CgeB family protein: MKLLYITSGYSKIYQYLDQSIQGTLIDQNFEWLAIQPSELIQQLDFITTTFHPDIVFTLLGNHLPQKAIQYFKKWNIKLAVWLTEDPFYIDTSLLLLNNFDFIFTIDSEALKYYTALGYTNVYHLPLATNIDVFKPSLKNIKYKSEVLFIGYPYPNRVKLIHFLLENTPYHYTIIGRHWRNKLLKKWKNHRRIKIIEEWIPPQEVALYYNNASLILNPHRSHLFPQNKNKNKVKNNTINNRTFDIAACQGFQIIEEKSDLLSFFNKDEIISYNSFEDCLNKVSLYLDDTISKRLMVEKIHTKVITQHTFHKRIHFITTILQSQLY, translated from the coding sequence ATGAAACTCTTATACATTACTTCTGGTTACTCAAAAATTTATCAATATCTAGATCAAAGCATACAAGGAACACTTATAGATCAAAATTTCGAATGGTTAGCGATACAACCGAGTGAATTAATACAACAATTGGATTTCATTACAACAACTTTTCATCCCGATATTGTATTCACCTTATTAGGTAATCATCTACCACAAAAAGCAATTCAATATTTTAAAAAATGGAACATTAAATTAGCTGTCTGGTTAACTGAGGATCCATTTTATATAGATACTTCTCTTCTTCTATTAAATAACTTTGATTTTATATTTACTATTGATAGCGAAGCACTTAAATATTACACAGCTTTAGGATATACCAATGTATATCACTTACCATTAGCAACTAATATAGACGTATTTAAACCTAGTCTAAAAAATATAAAATATAAAAGTGAAGTATTATTCATTGGCTATCCTTATCCAAACCGAGTAAAATTAATACATTTCCTTTTAGAAAATACCCCCTATCACTATACTATTATTGGCCGACATTGGAGAAATAAGTTATTAAAAAAATGGAAAAATCACCGAAGAATTAAAATTATAGAAGAATGGATTCCACCTCAAGAAGTTGCGCTCTATTATAACAACGCTAGTCTTATTTTAAATCCTCATCGTAGTCATCTATTTCCACAAAATAAAAATAAAAATAAAGTAAAAAATAATACTATTAATAATCGTACGTTTGATATTGCCGCTTGCCAAGGCTTTCAAATTATTGAAGAAAAGTCTGATCTTTTATCGTTCTTCAATAAAGATGAAATTATATCCTATAACAGCTTTGAAGACTGTTTAAATAAAGTATCTCTTTATTTGGATGACACGATTTCAAAAAGATTAATGGTTGAAAAAATTCATACAAAAGTGATAACACAGCATACTTTTCATAAGAGAATCCACTTTATAACAACTATTTTACAGTCACAGCTTTATTAA
- a CDS encoding GNAT family N-acetyltransferase, translating to MIVLKTERLNLRWFDIKDAPFILELVNDPAWIQFIGDKGVRNLEDAKNYIVNGPIDMYNKLGFGLYLVERKEDLTPLGMCGLIKRDSLEDVDIGFAFLETFRSKGYGYESASAIIEYGVQKLGMNRIVAITSIDNIASGKLLEKVGLRFERIISGSGEDLKLFGYNA from the coding sequence TTGATAGTTCTTAAAACAGAACGTCTTAACCTTCGTTGGTTTGATATAAAAGACGCTCCTTTTATTCTTGAGTTAGTAAACGATCCTGCATGGATTCAGTTTATCGGTGACAAAGGAGTTAGAAACTTAGAAGATGCAAAAAATTATATTGTAAACGGTCCCATCGATATGTATAACAAACTCGGATTTGGCCTTTACTTAGTAGAACGAAAAGAAGATCTCACTCCACTTGGTATGTGTGGCCTTATTAAAAGAGATTCATTAGAAGACGTTGATATCGGATTTGCCTTTTTAGAAACATTCCGTTCAAAAGGATATGGCTACGAGTCAGCTTCTGCAATAATCGAATACGGTGTACAAAAGCTCGGCATGAATCGAATTGTAGCAATTACTTCTATAGATAACATCGCCTCAGGAAAGCTTTTAGAAAAAGTAGGATTACGATTTGAGAGGATTATTTCAGGGTCTGGAGAAGATTTAAAATTATTTGGGTATAACGCATAG
- a CDS encoding response regulator aspartate phosphatase, with amino-acid sequence MNIQITGNELINKMLNDWYRDIRAQRISEAKKLKEEIDKKLYIIESDVKVSFHYYLLEFRYKVLIDGLGNLKKAFDKIDALPKPNDEYSNYYYYLFKAIHYTILTNYSEASNYFEKAEGLLEHISDEIEYAEFNYRVAILKYHLHYAYSAIEYASKARDIFVKQAGYEVNIALCENILGLSFSELKQHDKGEEYIASAINILQKNDAEMLVLRIRHNLGLLYASQNLSVLAIRHLSEVSKKMPTHYKAIFLEAREYYKLGEIEKAKELIESGLKVCEELKNDEYRYHFLILKGFCQHLEVEKIEKIILEGFSYFERKNLSEYIHEYTESLALEFHKVGNIEKAEKYFFMSYEIKKRIFEKEALK; translated from the coding sequence ATGAATATACAAATCACTGGCAATGAATTAATTAATAAGATGCTGAATGATTGGTATCGAGATATTAGAGCTCAACGTATAAGTGAAGCAAAAAAATTAAAAGAAGAGATCGATAAAAAGCTTTATATTATCGAATCAGATGTAAAGGTTTCATTTCACTATTATCTGTTAGAATTTCGATATAAAGTGCTAATAGATGGTTTAGGTAATTTGAAAAAAGCTTTTGATAAAATAGATGCATTGCCTAAACCGAATGATGAATATTCTAATTATTATTATTATTTATTCAAAGCCATTCATTATACAATTCTTACTAATTATAGTGAAGCTAGCAACTATTTTGAAAAAGCTGAAGGGTTATTAGAGCATATTTCAGATGAAATTGAATATGCAGAGTTTAATTATAGAGTTGCTATATTAAAATACCACTTGCATTACGCATATTCAGCTATTGAATACGCTTCAAAGGCAAGAGATATCTTTGTTAAACAAGCAGGGTATGAAGTGAACATAGCGCTGTGCGAAAATATATTAGGATTATCTTTTTCGGAATTAAAGCAGCATGATAAAGGTGAGGAATATATTGCGTCAGCAATAAACATTTTACAAAAAAATGATGCTGAAATGTTAGTATTAAGAATCAGACATAATTTAGGTTTATTGTATGCGAGTCAAAATCTTTCAGTTTTAGCAATTAGACACTTATCTGAGGTTTCTAAAAAAATGCCTACTCATTATAAAGCAATCTTTTTAGAGGCAAGAGAATATTATAAATTAGGTGAAATAGAAAAAGCGAAGGAATTAATTGAAAGTGGATTGAAGGTTTGTGAGGAATTAAAAAATGATGAATATAGATATCACTTTTTAATTCTAAAGGGATTTTGTCAGCATTTAGAGGTAGAAAAAATAGAAAAAATTATTCTTGAAGGTTTTTCTTACTTTGAAAGAAAAAATTTATCGGAGTATATTCACGAATATACCGAAAGTCTGGCATTAGAGTTTCATAAGGTAGGTAATATAGAAAAAGCAGAAAAGTATTTTTTTATGAGTTATGAAATAAAAAAGAGAATATTTGAAAAAGAAGCATTAAAATAA
- a CDS encoding MBL fold metallo-hydrolase — MLLKYFYDEKLAHASYLVGCQKEGVAIVIDPGRYIEQYIDFAKKEGMEVIAAAETHIHADFLSGSRELSTLYHTNLYVSDEGDCDWKYQYLNEGRYNLVREGTEFKVGHIKFNVIHTPGHTPESISFLVTDTSQNNYTNDKPIGIFTGDFIFVGDIGRPDLLETAVGMKDTAKIGAKQLFDSIQKIKTLPDYLQIWPSHGAGSACGKALGAIPTSTLGYEKMFNWAFQCNEESDFVSTLLTGQPEPPRYFSLMKNLNKYGPPIRKKREVTTINTIEKLQEAMRNVQQIVDIRDVESFASGHIEKSINIPYNNSFTTWCGWLLDYKTETLIILDEEKVRVEEVIRDFESIGLDNSIAFAPLQVIKRLDRFESYKEKTSIELYPHIKDGSVKVIDVRSKKEWEEGHLYDAIHIPLGNLFKQLDCIPKDCPIVLQCRTGLRSAIAASILQRAGIKEVVNLKGGFLAWKKERLPYTTSNLNV, encoded by the coding sequence ATGCTTTTAAAATATTTTTATGATGAAAAATTAGCACATGCTTCTTATTTAGTTGGTTGTCAGAAGGAAGGCGTAGCAATTGTGATTGATCCAGGTCGCTATATAGAACAATATATAGACTTTGCTAAGAAAGAGGGGATGGAAGTAATTGCTGCGGCTGAAACTCACATTCATGCAGATTTTCTTTCTGGGTCTAGAGAACTTTCTACTCTTTATCATACCAATTTATATGTATCTGATGAAGGTGATTGTGATTGGAAATATCAATATCTTAACGAAGGTCGATATAATTTGGTTAGAGAGGGGACAGAGTTTAAAGTAGGTCATATAAAATTTAATGTAATTCACACACCAGGGCATACACCTGAAAGCATTTCTTTTTTAGTAACTGATACAAGTCAAAATAACTATACGAATGATAAGCCAATAGGAATATTCACAGGTGATTTTATATTTGTAGGAGATATAGGAAGACCCGATTTACTAGAAACCGCTGTAGGTATGAAAGATACCGCAAAAATAGGAGCAAAACAATTATTTGATTCGATACAAAAAATAAAAACACTCCCTGATTATTTGCAAATATGGCCATCACATGGTGCAGGAAGCGCATGTGGAAAAGCATTAGGAGCAATTCCAACTTCTACTTTAGGTTATGAAAAGATGTTCAATTGGGCATTTCAGTGTAATGAAGAAAGTGATTTTGTATCGACTTTATTGACGGGGCAGCCAGAGCCTCCAAGGTATTTTTCTTTAATGAAGAATTTAAATAAGTATGGTCCTCCAATTCGTAAGAAAAGAGAAGTTACTACTATTAATACAATAGAAAAACTTCAAGAAGCTATGAGAAACGTTCAGCAAATAGTTGATATAAGGGATGTAGAGAGTTTTGCTTCTGGTCACATCGAGAAATCAATTAACATACCGTATAACAATTCCTTCACAACCTGGTGTGGATGGTTACTAGATTATAAAACAGAAACTTTAATCATTCTAGATGAGGAAAAGGTTAGAGTGGAGGAGGTTATTAGAGACTTTGAATCTATTGGGTTAGATAATAGTATTGCTTTTGCACCCTTACAAGTTATAAAAAGACTTGATAGATTTGAAAGTTATAAAGAAAAAACATCAATTGAATTATATCCGCATATAAAAGATGGAAGTGTTAAGGTAATCGACGTGCGTAGTAAAAAAGAGTGGGAGGAAGGACATCTTTATGATGCAATACATATCCCTTTAGGAAATCTATTTAAGCAGCTAGATTGCATACCAAAAGATTGCCCAATCGTTTTACAATGTCGAACCGGATTGCGCTCTGCTATAGCAGCTAGTATTTTACAAAGAGCTGGTATAAAGGAAGTGGTGAATCTAAAGGGAGGATTTCTTGCATGGAAAAAAGAAAGGCTTCCTTATACAACAAGCAATCTCAATGTGTAG